The following proteins are encoded in a genomic region of Streptomyces sp. SLBN-31:
- a CDS encoding metal-sensitive transcriptional regulator, with protein MNTTPATHHPSHDHPAPGYAAHKSDHLNRLGKIEGQIRGISRMVTDDRYCIDVLTQITAASRALQEVALGLLDDHVRGCVADAARTDAAQAEEKYAELNDTLRRALRL; from the coding sequence ATGAACACCACCCCGGCCACCCACCACCCCTCCCACGACCACCCGGCCCCCGGCTACGCCGCCCACAAGAGCGACCACCTCAACCGCCTGGGCAAGATCGAAGGCCAGATACGCGGCATCTCCCGCATGGTCACCGACGACCGCTACTGCATCGACGTCCTCACCCAGATCACCGCCGCCAGCCGCGCACTGCAGGAAGTCGCCCTCGGCCTCCTCGACGACCACGTACGCGGCTGCGTCGCCGACGCCGCCCGCACCGATGCCGCGCAAGCCGAGGAGAAGTACGCGGAACTCAACGACACCCTGCGCCGGGCGCTGCGCCTGTAG
- a CDS encoding cytochrome b N-terminal domain-containing protein has protein sequence MTRMQPAPTEPQHPERAGRTRHFMDAVDERLGIKAIEYPVPSHANTVGYSLGGLTAVSLLILIATGVVMAQFYNPDPAFANASVRHLVNGVYLGKYLRGLHYWAAEAMYVLAILHLLRIYITGSYKRPREGNYLIGVGMFALIIGAMFTGTVLKWDQEGYEALSHNLEIGKLLGGMGFWFHSDFSGQVPLLIRLYVAHVSMIPMLILGLLVLHALLVKRHRISSRPDNPTETGEPFEPFTHHLRRIGALGLILLSVLSVLAIVFPPGIGSTPVEGIEVTKPPWMYWWLFTLENWIGLSGIVWGAGILFALLIALPFIDRGPERHWRRRPVAMILGAAVIAFLIVLTILEAVTTPAQHLMGG, from the coding sequence ATGACCCGCATGCAGCCGGCGCCGACCGAGCCGCAACACCCCGAACGGGCCGGCCGGACACGACACTTCATGGACGCCGTCGACGAGCGCCTGGGTATCAAGGCCATCGAATACCCCGTGCCCTCCCACGCCAACACCGTCGGCTACAGCCTCGGCGGCCTGACCGCCGTCAGCCTGCTGATCCTTATCGCCACCGGCGTCGTGATGGCCCAGTTCTACAACCCCGACCCGGCCTTCGCGAACGCCTCCGTACGCCACCTCGTCAACGGCGTCTATCTCGGCAAGTACCTGCGCGGCCTGCACTACTGGGCCGCCGAGGCGATGTACGTTCTGGCGATCCTGCACCTGCTGCGGATCTACATCACCGGTTCTTACAAGCGGCCCCGCGAGGGCAACTACCTCATCGGCGTGGGCATGTTCGCCCTGATCATCGGTGCCATGTTCACCGGCACCGTGCTGAAGTGGGACCAGGAGGGCTACGAGGCCCTGAGTCACAACCTCGAGATCGGCAAGCTGTTGGGCGGCATGGGCTTCTGGTTCCACTCGGACTTCTCCGGCCAGGTCCCCCTGCTGATACGTCTGTACGTCGCCCATGTGTCGATGATCCCGATGCTGATCCTCGGCCTGCTGGTGCTGCATGCCCTGCTGGTCAAACGGCACAGGATCTCATCGCGTCCGGACAATCCCACGGAGACCGGTGAGCCGTTCGAGCCGTTCACCCATCACTTGCGCCGTATCGGCGCCCTCGGATTGATCCTGCTGTCCGTCCTGTCCGTGCTCGCGATCGTCTTTCCCCCGGGCATCGGCTCGACGCCGGTGGAGGGCATCGAGGTCACCAAGCCACCGTGGATGTACTGGTGGCTGTTCACTCTGGAGAACTGGATCGGCCTGTCCGGCATCGTCTGGGGGGCCGGCATCCTCTTCGCCCTGCTGATCGCCCTGCCGTTCATCGACCGAGGTCCGGAACGTCACTGGCGCCGCCGCCCGGTCGCGATGATCCTCGGGGCCGCCGTGATCGCCTTCCTGATCGTCCTGACGATCCTGGAGGCCGTCACGACCCCGGCCCAGCACCTGATGGGAGGCTGA
- a CDS encoding DUF2933 domain-containing protein produces the protein MNTNQRNYGLYAVAAAIAVVGALALGLPVGTLFVLAIALSCPLMMFFMMRGIHGGGEAHAGHGTSHEPRTQDDLLTKHDRPPYDAGRT, from the coding sequence ATGAACACCAATCAACGCAACTACGGCCTGTACGCCGTCGCCGCGGCCATAGCCGTGGTCGGCGCCCTGGCCCTCGGCCTGCCGGTGGGCACGCTCTTCGTCCTGGCGATCGCGCTCTCCTGCCCGCTGATGATGTTCTTCATGATGCGCGGCATCCATGGTGGTGGTGAGGCGCACGCCGGCCACGGCACATCCCACGAGCCCCGTACCCAGGACGATCTGCTCACCAAGCACGACCGGCCGCCCTACGACGCCGGCCGGACCTGA
- a CDS encoding phosphatase PAP2 family protein, which produces MPGVGGVCGAAVGRGHAPYSYPSRHAARSAAAVTFLSALFPHRAQDYEWMRSEVLYSRLYMAGHLSSDLTAGTLLGDLIGDYALATSGH; this is translated from the coding sequence GTGCCCGGTGTTGGCGGCGTGTGCGGTGCCGCCGTGGGCCGTGGCCACGCCCCCTACTCCTACCCCTCCCGCCACGCCGCCCGCTCGGCCGCGGCCGTCACCTTCCTCAGCGCGCTCTTCCCCCATCGCGCCCAGGACTACGAGTGGATGCGCTCCGAAGTCCTCTATTCCCGCCTCTACATGGCCGGCCACCTCTCCAGCGACCTCACCGCCGGCACTCTCCTGGGCGACCTCATCGGGGACTACGCGCTCGCCACCAGCGGCCACTGA
- a CDS encoding heavy metal translocating P-type ATPase translates to MTAVDIVVVVASAVLIAALGRYFFGPRRAGSARLEGGVQRVEVTVRGGYSPDVIKVRQGVPVELVFDRQEAGECTSRVVFPDLKVGAGLPAHSRTTVRVIPDRPGSYGFACGMNMIHGTLVVEPAEGTGGSAPPAPGGHGATTPPAAPAVSTGGGQQAGEGRTAAEAEAADAAERQTEIKDLTRRVLTGAVLTAPVLFAVMAHELFGADWVPGWMLNHWLQLALITPVMFYTGWPIHVTGWLTLRHRAADMNSLITLGTSAAYGYSLLVTLAPGLLPQDVREVYFEAVGVILTLILLGRLLEARAKAGTGEAIRALLGLQARTARVVRNGTETEIPIGDVAVGDEIVVRPGEKIPVDAEVLAGSSAVDESMVTGEPMPVTKRSGDKVVGATVNGTGSLRVRTAKVGADTMLAQIIRLVQQAQASKAPIQRLADAVAAYFVPAVIAIAFATFAIWFAFGPSPALTLALVSAVAVLIIACPCALGLATPLSVMVGTGKGAQAGILIRSAEALETAHKLDTVVLDKTGTVTEGKPVLTDVHPADGFDEDELLRMVAAAEADSEHPLAQAVVTGVRGRGLHPPAATGFDSVTGKGVQATVDGRAVLVGTARLLTDVGIDTTALVPLAAAYAGEGKTPVLAAVDGRPAGVLAVADTVKDDSASAIFALRRLGIEVVILTGDNARTAAAVAAQVGVERVLAEVLPEHKADEIRRLQGEGRSVGMVGDGINDAPALAAADVGLAIGTGTDVAIEAADITLISGSLSGVVTAIRLSRAAMRNIRQNLFFALVYNAVGIPLAAGALYPLWGIRLSPIIAAAAMALSSLSVVTNASRLRRWHAQPLPAARPVRVQPRVESAADRAGADDSALRATPAHRQCEDRGKTAADPVCGMRVDPAAAAEHRQTEHGTYSFCSAHCAAAFDADPDRYTASAPDGTPQGGQHS, encoded by the coding sequence ATGACTGCCGTTGACATCGTGGTCGTTGTGGCGTCGGCCGTACTGATCGCCGCTCTGGGCCGGTACTTCTTCGGACCGCGCCGGGCCGGGTCAGCGCGGCTGGAAGGCGGCGTGCAGCGGGTGGAGGTCACCGTCCGGGGCGGCTACAGCCCTGATGTGATCAAGGTCCGCCAGGGCGTGCCGGTGGAGCTGGTCTTCGACCGGCAGGAGGCCGGCGAGTGCACCTCGCGCGTGGTCTTCCCCGACCTCAAGGTCGGCGCGGGGCTTCCGGCCCACAGCCGCACCACCGTGCGGGTCATCCCGGACAGGCCCGGCTCCTACGGCTTCGCCTGCGGAATGAACATGATCCACGGCACGCTGGTGGTCGAACCGGCGGAGGGCACGGGCGGCTCCGCCCCGCCTGCTCCGGGCGGGCACGGCGCCACCACTCCTCCTGCTGCTCCCGCTGTTTCCACCGGCGGCGGGCAACAGGCCGGCGAGGGACGGACGGCGGCCGAGGCAGAGGCCGCGGACGCAGCCGAGCGGCAGACGGAGATCAAGGACCTCACCCGCAGGGTGCTGACAGGAGCGGTGCTCACCGCCCCGGTGCTGTTCGCGGTGATGGCCCACGAACTCTTCGGTGCCGACTGGGTGCCGGGCTGGATGCTGAACCACTGGCTGCAGCTGGCGCTGATCACGCCGGTGATGTTCTACACCGGGTGGCCCATCCATGTGACGGGCTGGCTGACCCTGCGCCACCGGGCCGCCGACATGAACTCCCTCATCACGCTCGGCACCAGCGCCGCCTACGGCTACAGCCTGCTGGTCACCCTCGCCCCCGGCCTGCTTCCGCAGGACGTGCGGGAGGTCTACTTCGAAGCCGTCGGCGTCATCCTGACCCTCATCCTGCTCGGGCGGCTGCTCGAGGCCCGCGCGAAGGCCGGCACCGGCGAGGCCATCCGCGCCCTGCTGGGCCTGCAGGCCCGCACCGCCCGCGTCGTGCGGAACGGAACCGAGACCGAGATCCCCATCGGCGACGTCGCGGTGGGAGACGAGATCGTCGTCCGGCCAGGGGAGAAGATCCCCGTCGACGCCGAGGTTCTCGCCGGTTCCTCCGCGGTGGACGAGTCGATGGTCACCGGCGAACCGATGCCGGTGACCAAGCGCAGCGGCGACAAGGTCGTCGGGGCCACCGTCAATGGCACCGGGTCCCTGCGGGTACGGACGGCCAAGGTCGGCGCGGACACCATGCTGGCCCAGATCATCCGCCTGGTGCAGCAGGCCCAGGCCTCCAAGGCACCCATCCAGCGGCTCGCCGACGCCGTCGCGGCGTACTTCGTGCCCGCGGTCATCGCCATCGCGTTCGCGACCTTCGCCATCTGGTTCGCCTTCGGGCCTTCGCCCGCACTGACCCTCGCGCTGGTGTCCGCGGTCGCGGTGCTGATCATCGCCTGCCCGTGCGCGCTCGGCCTCGCAACGCCGCTGTCCGTGATGGTGGGTACCGGCAAGGGGGCGCAGGCCGGCATCCTGATCCGCTCCGCCGAAGCCCTGGAGACCGCTCACAAGTTGGACACCGTGGTGCTGGACAAGACCGGCACCGTCACCGAGGGCAAGCCCGTCCTGACCGACGTCCATCCGGCTGACGGGTTCGACGAGGACGAACTCCTGCGGATGGTGGCCGCGGCCGAGGCCGACAGCGAACACCCCCTCGCCCAGGCCGTCGTCACCGGCGTCCGCGGCCGCGGCCTGCACCCGCCCGCGGCGACCGGCTTCGACTCGGTCACCGGCAAGGGCGTCCAGGCCACCGTCGACGGCCGCGCCGTCCTGGTCGGCACCGCCCGCCTCCTCACCGACGTCGGGATCGACACCACCGCGCTCGTCCCCCTGGCCGCCGCCTACGCGGGCGAGGGCAAGACCCCCGTGCTCGCGGCCGTCGACGGACGTCCCGCGGGCGTGCTGGCGGTCGCCGACACCGTCAAGGACGACTCCGCCTCCGCCATTTTCGCCCTGCGGCGCCTCGGCATCGAGGTCGTCATCCTCACCGGTGACAACGCCCGCACCGCCGCGGCGGTCGCCGCTCAGGTGGGCGTGGAACGGGTGCTGGCCGAGGTGCTGCCCGAGCACAAGGCCGACGAGATCCGCCGCCTCCAGGGCGAAGGCCGCAGCGTCGGCATGGTCGGCGACGGCATCAACGACGCCCCCGCGCTGGCCGCCGCCGACGTCGGCCTGGCCATCGGCACCGGCACCGACGTCGCCATCGAAGCCGCCGACATCACGCTGATCTCCGGCTCGCTGAGCGGCGTGGTCACCGCGATCCGCCTGTCGCGGGCCGCCATGCGCAACATCCGGCAGAACCTGTTCTTCGCCCTCGTCTACAACGCCGTCGGCATCCCCCTCGCAGCCGGTGCCCTCTACCCCCTGTGGGGCATCCGGCTCAGCCCGATCATCGCCGCCGCGGCCATGGCGCTCAGCTCCCTGTCGGTCGTCACCAACGCCTCACGGCTGCGCCGCTGGCACGCCCAGCCCCTGCCCGCGGCCCGGCCCGTCCGCGTGCAGCCCCGCGTCGAGTCCGCTGCCGACCGAGCCGGCGCCGACGACAGCGCCCTGCGCGCCACCCCCGCACACCGCCAATGTGAGGACCGCGGGAAAACGGCCGCGGACCCGGTGTGCGGCATGCGGGTGGACCCCGCGGCAGCCGCGGAACACCGGCAAACCGAACACGGCACCTACTCCTTCTGCTCCGCCCACTGCGCCGCCGCCTTCGACGCCGACCCGGACCGCTACACCGCCTCCGCCCCCGACGGCACACCCCAGGGAGGCCAACACTCATGA
- a CDS encoding SHOCT domain-containing protein produces the protein MFWYNHDVSGWGWFAMSAGMILFWALIIGFGVVLYRALSRPSGSQPFVSSPPTGSFPPTAPAPTAEQLLGERFARGEIDEDEYHRKLSVLRGGTGPRLSKN, from the coding sequence ATGTTCTGGTACAACCACGACGTCAGCGGATGGGGCTGGTTCGCGATGTCAGCCGGCATGATCCTCTTCTGGGCGTTGATCATCGGATTCGGTGTCGTCCTCTACCGAGCCCTGTCCCGGCCGAGTGGTTCGCAGCCGTTCGTGAGCTCCCCGCCCACCGGCTCCTTCCCGCCGACCGCCCCCGCGCCCACCGCCGAGCAGCTGCTCGGTGAGCGGTTCGCCCGCGGCGAGATCGATGAGGACGAATACCACCGCAAGCTCAGCGTGCTGCGCGGCGGCACCGGCCCCCGGCTCAGCAAGAACTGA
- a CDS encoding multicopper oxidase family protein, which yields MNSMNRRSVLLTGLGIAGAGALAACSGSAGAPALISPSGSAVATTDKKRTHSGRTHELTLTAASAKVDLGAGITASTWAFSGRTPGKELRVSAGDALAATLSNQLPGRATTSVHWHGIALRNDMDGVPPATQTAVRAGRNFTYRFTADTPGTYFFHPHVGAQLDRGLYAPLIVEDPKEPLSYDEEWVVVLDDWLDGVTGTPDDAFAELRHGMDGMHMGNDSSSPSSSNGHDMGDMGGMDMSGGMDGMSGSPSTSAPSSGGDMGMKFMLMGAQSPLLGGDAGDVKYPYHLVNGRVPADPQVFSAKPGKRVRLRLINAGGDTAYRVALGGHQLTITHTDGFPVRHQQVDALLIGMGERYDVLVTLSDGVFPLVALAEGKNATGLAVIRTGSGSTPTATVRPKELDGMLMAAAQLRAADDVRLASKKADRVHRIELTGSMMTYNWAINGRRFDMNNPAAHPITVEEGQRVRLDFVNTTTMWHPMHLHGHTYQLGAGGPRKDTTIVLPKKTVSVFFDADNPGQWMLHCHNAYHGEAGMMALVAYQG from the coding sequence GTGAACAGCATGAACCGCCGCTCCGTCCTGCTGACCGGGCTCGGCATCGCGGGCGCCGGCGCGCTCGCCGCCTGCAGCGGCTCCGCCGGCGCCCCTGCCCTGATCAGCCCCTCCGGATCGGCCGTCGCCACTACCGACAAGAAGCGCACCCACAGCGGCAGGACACACGAACTGACCCTGACCGCAGCCTCGGCCAAGGTCGACCTGGGCGCCGGAATCACGGCCAGTACCTGGGCCTTCAGCGGCCGGACACCGGGCAAGGAACTGCGCGTCTCGGCCGGCGACGCGCTGGCCGCCACCCTGTCCAACCAGTTGCCCGGCCGGGCCACCACCTCCGTCCACTGGCACGGCATCGCCCTGCGCAACGACATGGACGGCGTGCCGCCGGCCACCCAGACGGCCGTACGCGCGGGACGCAACTTCACGTACCGGTTCACCGCCGACACCCCCGGTACCTACTTCTTCCACCCCCACGTCGGGGCCCAGCTCGACCGCGGGCTGTACGCGCCGCTGATCGTGGAGGACCCGAAGGAGCCCCTGTCGTACGACGAGGAGTGGGTGGTCGTCCTCGACGACTGGCTCGACGGCGTCACCGGTACCCCCGACGACGCCTTCGCCGAGTTGCGCCACGGCATGGACGGGATGCACATGGGCAACGACTCCAGCAGCCCGTCCAGCTCCAACGGCCACGACATGGGCGACATGGGCGGCATGGACATGAGCGGCGGCATGGACGGCATGAGCGGGTCACCCTCCACGTCCGCCCCGTCCTCCGGCGGGGACATGGGCATGAAGTTCATGCTGATGGGCGCGCAGAGCCCACTACTGGGGGGCGACGCCGGCGACGTCAAGTACCCCTACCACCTGGTCAACGGCCGCGTGCCGGCAGACCCGCAGGTCTTCAGCGCCAAGCCCGGCAAGCGGGTTCGGCTGCGCCTGATCAACGCCGGCGGCGACACCGCCTACCGTGTCGCGCTCGGGGGCCACCAGCTCACCATCACCCACACCGACGGCTTCCCCGTGCGGCACCAGCAGGTCGACGCCCTGCTGATCGGCATGGGCGAACGCTACGACGTCCTGGTCACCCTGAGCGACGGCGTCTTCCCCCTGGTGGCGCTGGCGGAGGGAAAGAACGCCACCGGCCTGGCCGTCATCCGCACCGGCTCCGGCAGCACCCCGACCGCGACCGTCCGCCCGAAGGAACTGGACGGCATGCTCATGGCCGCCGCGCAGCTGCGCGCCGCGGACGATGTCCGGCTGGCGTCGAAGAAGGCCGACCGGGTCCACCGCATCGAGCTGACCGGCTCGATGATGACCTACAACTGGGCCATCAACGGACGCCGGTTCGACATGAACAACCCGGCCGCGCATCCCATCACCGTGGAAGAGGGCCAGCGGGTCCGACTCGACTTCGTCAACACCACCACCATGTGGCACCCGATGCACCTGCACGGCCACACCTACCAGCTCGGTGCCGGCGGGCCCCGCAAGGACACCACCATCGTCCTGCCGAAGAAGACCGTGTCCGTGTTCTTCGACGCCGACAACCCCGGACAGTGGATGCTGCACTGCCACAACGCGTATCACGGTGAGGCAGGCATGATGGCGCTGGTCGCCTACCAGGGCTGA